AGAGCACAATGATACACAATGTCCCGAGAAGGTAGATACTGTATGAAGTAGAGTAAAGCTGAAATGAAGTCAATAGTGAAAGAAAGGCTTTGCGTGAACTTCATAGACATGCTAGCACGCTAGTGGGCTAACGTTAGCGGCTAACAATAGCACATTCATTTATAAGGGCATCGTATTTAAACAACCTAAAGAGTGTAAAAGGTTATTGCATTGATATTACCTCATTGGCCACGTGCACTAGAGAGGAGTACAATAGCGTCTTCTGAGAGTTACAACAGCAACTCGTGAAGGCGACTTCCTGCTCTTTGGCTTGGTGATGTCTTGGTGTGCACCGATCATTAACATCCTACTGAAACATACACTAGCGAACATAGAGTCCACTCTACATCTATCCACATATCAATGTAAttgatatacaaatacatatattgtaAATCGTAACATTTAACAGATAATACTTTAACACAATTAACTAATTCACTGCCAGTGTTGTCTTTTTTCGCGGAGCTACAGATCAAAGTCGGAtgcaccgcttatcctcaggagccAGAACCGCCACTGATAGCACGTGAaacttcaataaataaaataatgacaattatttattattcattaacaggaaataatgaatgaaactaCAGTGGTGATTCCTGCTGTTGCGTGGGACGCAACGGGACCAAATAATGCCAGGGCTGCGATAAGATCAGCTTTGAGTAATTTCTTACTTTTAAGTTAATTATGTGTAGTCAGTGTGTgttaaattgaaaaatgttatGATTTACAACATTACTGTCTTCGTAGGACTCGTTTACATTGATATGTATATTGAATCTAAAGTGGAACCAATGTTCGCTAGTGTGTGTTTCAGTAGGATCTTAATTATCGGTGCACACCAAGACATCGCCAAGCCAAAGAGCAAGAAGTCGCCTTCACGAGTTGCTGTTGTAACTCTCAGAAGACGCTATTGTACTCCTCTCTAGTGCACGTGGCCAATGAGGTAATATCAATGCAATAACCTTTTACACTCTTTAAGTTGTTTAAATACGATGTCCTTATAAATGAATGTGCTATTGTTAGCCGCTAACGTTAGCCCGCTCGCGTGCTAGCAGGTCTATGTACATAAGATGTGTGGAGCCACTTTACATATAGCTTGTTCAGAATAGAGTCCAACCCATATGGGATTTCTGGGGCCGATGCTGAAAAAAGCTGATCTCCGATAAACTGTATCGGCTGATGTATGAAATAAGAGCATTGATATACATAGGTTGCCActgactggtgtctctgtgaagacagacgaccatgaagacaaaccacctgagtcctcacagcttcatcataGTCCAACAGAGGAGGATGATAGAGGTGGAGCCACAGCTCCCCTATGTgaaggaggaagacgaggaaccCCAACCCCCGTACGTTaaagagaaagaggaggagccacacaCCCTCTATGTTAAAAAGGAAGAGGCAGAGCCACAGCAGACCtacgttaaagaggaagaggaagaactctggatcactcaggagggagagcatcttctagggccagaggaggctgatctcaccaggttgccactgactggtgtctctgtgaagacagacgaccatgaagacaaaccacctgagtcctcacagcttcatcatagtccaagtgaggagatgagagaggcggagccttcatgcagcagctcactgcaacacatgacaacagaagctgatggagaccactgtggaggatcacaagcagacaacctcttagctccactgtcagatagtgacgacacgacgtcacactctcctgaagaTGAAGACAGCGACTACAACCAAGAATCTCTGAGCAGCGATACAGACTGGGAAGGTGATATGACGACTCACACTGGCAACAAACACTCTGAAAGCTCTAAAAAGAAGACAGCTAAACCTTTTAACTGCTCATTTTGTCAGAAAGGATTTTCTCTGAAGGGTTGTTTGGCTCAACACATGAAaacgcacactggagaaaaaccctttagttgctcagactgtggtaaaaGCTTCACTCAAAAGACTCACATGCAattacacatgagaacacacacaggagaaaaactttttagttgctcagactgtggtaaagGCTTCACCCAGAAGACAAACTTgcaatcacacatgagaacgcacttaggagaaaaaccttttagttgctcagaaTGTGGAAAACGTTTCACTCAAAAGACACACATGCAATTACACATGAGAACTCACTCagaagaaaaaccttttagttgctcagtctGTGATAAAGGCTTCACTTtaaagacaaacatgcaaagacacatgagaatacacaaagaagaaaaaacatttagttGCCCCGACTGCGGTAAAGGCTTTACTCTAAAGACAAGCATGCAATCacacatgagaatacacacaggagaaaaaccttttagttgctcagagTGTGGTAAACTGTTtactgaaaagaaaaatatgcaaagacacatgagaacgcacagaggagaaaaaccttttagttgcccAGACTGCGGTAAAGTCTTTTCTCTAAAGTCAAACATgcaatcacacatgagaacacatatAGGAGTGAAACCTTATAGTTGCTCAGAGTGTGGTAAACTGTTtactgaaaagaaaaatatgcaaagacacatgagaacacacacaggagaaaaaccttttacttGCTCAAATTGTGGCGACACATTTTCTCTGAGGTGTTCTTTGAAAAGACACATGCAGAGTCACTGATGGTCGACTGTTTGACTTGCCTGACTTTCATGCAATCACCGTTGGAACATTCTTTACAGGTGTCTTTGTTCAATAAATATCTATATAAATCTTGTTATCGTTATTGTAAAtacatattgttattgttattggtaAATGCAAAAGAAAGACATGGTGACTGCAGTGGTTCCATTTGTAGTTAAAGgtgttttatttactgtatgctGTCACCACTAAATGCTGGAAGTGGTGAAGTCATTTCCTGTTCCATGACTTCCAGATTGGGTCTGGAAAGTAGTGATTGGATTCCTTTTACTGACCTGAGTTCTTCTGATTTACTCATTGGGGTACGGACCTCTTTCAGTGGGTGTTTGAAGGATTTGAGCGAGAGTCATTTTCGTTGGTTTTCTTATTTTGCAGTATTGAGctcattttgtttaaaaaaatgtatgcagtAAAGCggaatcatattttttttgtattgctgTTGTCAAGTTCTTTAGGACTTACACCAGGCGGAGAAGATCGCAGAGGACACTTTATCAATTCCTCTCCAGTAGACTTTCTTGAGTTTTATTCCACACCTCAACGATTTACAGGAGTACAGATTAGGTGAACCTTTGtctctgtttgtttatttacataCCAGTGGTCTCTCCGGTCTTCTTTTAATACAATCAATTAAATGGTCTTGATGATAACAGTTTtcaactgtttattttgtacaaTGCAACTTGAGATCTCAATATCCCAATGCCGTACCTTTGACAAGACATTATTCCTGCCACTGTGTCCAAGTTCTTCATGAACATGCTTGAGGATAAGGGGAGTGACATGCAGATCCTTGGCCAAAATGACTGGATGCTTTGATTCCTCTTGCATTCCTGCTCTGTTCAACCTGCCACCCACTTTTAGAACCCCATCTTGACAGCTGATAGAGAGGGTTATGTCTTTCCTTACTTCAGTGTGGCAATTTTCTTTGGGATTTTGATGAACGATTCAACAACTGAACGGCTGTGTGGGCTGCAAAAGCTACACTGCCAAGAgacttcatttaaaaaagaCAAGTTTATTTTGCTAAATATCTAATAGATAACAATTATTGTTCACTATTGAGGATGATGCCCCCTACAGTCAACAAGACCACAGGTCATCTGTGACAGGAAGTGTCATAAATAATCTCAAAGGAAACTACTTGGTATAAACTTTTAATATTACGTGTTGGTAAGTGGCAGAGTCAATCACAGACCTCCAGAGTATACTTGAGTTCAATCACCTTTATTGACAAGGCATTCAAATCTCATTCTAATTCCAGAGCTCAAACACATCCAGCCAGACTGTTGCTTCCTTCCGGTAACGCCCCCAAACAATAAAGCAGGGAACACAAATCCGGGCGGCGGAGCTGTGTGGAAAATAGCACTGAGTTGGCCTGCCTCACAGACCTTATCAAACAAAGTGCTTTGGTCAATCTGAGTAagcaatatatacatattgtatatagcacaaaattcacaaccattatatattttatctaCTACAGCCTGTCTGTACAAAATCATGGGATCATGTCCAATTTGGCCCACAAACTAAAGTAagctttgagttttggccccctgtgagttt
This is a stretch of genomic DNA from Doryrhamphus excisus isolate RoL2022-K1 chromosome 9, RoL_Dexc_1.0, whole genome shotgun sequence. It encodes these proteins:
- the LOC131135714 gene encoding zinc finger protein OZF-like isoform X1, which gives rise to MRQTTMKTNHLSPHSFIIVQQRRMIEVEPQLPYVKEEDEEPQPPYVKEKEEEPHTLYVKKEEAEPQQTYVKEEEEELWITQEGEHLLGPEEADLTRLPLTGVSVKTDDHEDKPPESSQLHHSPSEEMREAEPSCSSSLQHMTTEADGDHCGGSQADNLLAPLSDSDDTTSHSPEDEDSDYNQESLSSDTDWEGDMTTHTGNKHSESSKKKTAKPFNCSFCQKGFSLKGCLAQHMKTHTGEKPFSCSDCGKSFTQKTHMQLHMRTHTGEKLFSCSDCGKGFTQKTNLQSHMRTHLGEKPFSCSECGKRFTQKTHMQLHMRTHSEEKPFSCSVCDKGFTLKTNMQRHMRIHKEEKTFSCPDCGKGFTLKTSMQSHMRIHTGEKPFSCSECGKLFTEKKNMQRHMRTHRGEKPFSCPDCGKVFSLKSNMQSHMRTHIGVKPYSCSECGKLFTEKKNMQRHMRTHTGEKPFTCSNCGDTFSLRCSLKRHMQSH
- the LOC131135714 gene encoding zinc finger protein OZF-like isoform X2, which translates into the protein MKTNHLSPHSFIIVQQRRMIEVEPQLPYVKEEDEEPQPPYVKEKEEEPHTLYVKKEEAEPQQTYVKEEEEELWITQEGEHLLGPEEADLTRLPLTGVSVKTDDHEDKPPESSQLHHSPSEEMREAEPSCSSSLQHMTTEADGDHCGGSQADNLLAPLSDSDDTTSHSPEDEDSDYNQESLSSDTDWEGDMTTHTGNKHSESSKKKTAKPFNCSFCQKGFSLKGCLAQHMKTHTGEKPFSCSDCGKSFTQKTHMQLHMRTHTGEKLFSCSDCGKGFTQKTNLQSHMRTHLGEKPFSCSECGKRFTQKTHMQLHMRTHSEEKPFSCSVCDKGFTLKTNMQRHMRIHKEEKTFSCPDCGKGFTLKTSMQSHMRIHTGEKPFSCSECGKLFTEKKNMQRHMRTHRGEKPFSCPDCGKVFSLKSNMQSHMRTHIGVKPYSCSECGKLFTEKKNMQRHMRTHTGEKPFTCSNCGDTFSLRCSLKRHMQSH